ACGTCGAGTTGGCTGACCGGGTGCGGCGCCTCGCGAACCACGGTCGAGCCGCGCACGACCGGCACCGCCACGATTTGTCAGGCCGGAACAGCAGACTCGACAGCATCCAGGCCGCAGCGCTGTCCTTGAAACTCCCGCGGCTGGACTCGGACAACGCGCGAAGGCGCGAACTCATGTACCGGTACCGGGAATCGCTGCCGACGTCCTTCGAGCCGGTCGCCGTGGACCCCAAAGCCCAGCATGTGCATCACCTCGCTGTGGTGCGGACGTTGCGGCGGGAACAGGCGAAGGCGGCTCTTTCCGCGGCCGGTGTGGGGTGGGGCGTGCACTACCCGCTTCCTTGCCACCTGCAACCGGCTTTCGCCGGATGCTGCGACGAACGGCTTCCCGTCGCCGAGGAGGCGGCCACGCAGATCTTGTCCCTGCCCATCTCCCCGACGCTCGACGACGGCGACGTCGTACGGGTTTGTGGCGCATTGCGAGGTGTCTGGCCTTGACCGAAACCCAACACTCCAACAACGAACAGGTCAACGCTCCGCGCTTGGACGCCGCGCAGGTGAGAACCGGCGCCGCGTCCGTCAGACCGCTCCTTGGCGCTCAGGAAGACCGGCGGATCCCGTCGCCCGCGCCGGAAAGCCGGGTGTGGTCCGAACTGCTGGCCAACAAGGGACGACTGCTGGGCGTATCTCTGCTGATCGTGCTGCTCGGAGCCGCCACCGCATTCATCGGGGCCTTGGTGTGGCCGCCGGTCTACGCGGCCCGCGCGCAGATCCTCTTCGAGATCGGCGAGGAGAAGTCGACCGGTTTCCTGCGCGAGGACCGGAGTCTGACGACCCAACTGGTGCTGCTGCGCAGCAGGCAGGTGCTTGGGCCGGTCGCCGCCCAGGAGCGGATTCCGGTGGAGGAATTGGAGAAGGCGGTGACGATGTCGCTGCTGGACAGCAGTGAGGTTCTGCAGGTGGAGGCCAGGGCTGGTGGCCCCGACGTCGCCCTGCGCCGGACCCGGGAGATCGTCGACCGCTACCGGGACGTGGCGCGAACCAATGGAGAGTCCGGAGTGGACGATTACGTGATCGGGAATCTCGCCGATGTCCGGGCACAGCTCGCCGAGGCGACCGCGCAGGCTTCGCGAGAACGTGCAGTACCCGGCTCGCCCTCGCTGGACGCCGCCGAAGCTCTGGTGCAAGGCCTGCAGCAACGTGAGCAGCAGTTGCAGTCGCAGCTCGACCAGCTCAGCATTACCGAACTCGCGCGGTCCGAACCCAAGGTCGTGGTGCCGGCCTACTCGGTGACCGACCCCGTCAGCCCCCGCCCCGTGTTCGCCACGGCGGCCGGAGCGCTCACCGGACTTCTGGTCGCAGCCGTCACCGCTGTGCTCCTGGTCCGGCGGTGGAGCACACGGTGAGTGCTCACCCCGTGCTGCGCGCCGACCTGTCCCGGCCAGCCGCCGGGACAACAGTGCGGCGTTCTGCCGTCGTATCCGGCGGAATCCTCATCAGCCGACTGACCGGGCTTGTCCGGGTCGTCGTGGCTGGTGCGGTGCTCGGCCCGACCTACTTCGCGAACGCGTTCGTCGCCACGAACATGGTCCCCAACCTGACCTACAGCGTAATCGCGGGGCCCGCGCTCGCTCTCGTGATCGTCCCGACCGTGGTGCAGGTGCTCGCACGCGGTGGAACAGACCGAGCAATCTGGCTGCTCGGCCGGCTCAGCGGATTCCTGCTGATCGCTGCGTCAGTGCTAGCCGGTATCGTGGCGCTGTCCGCGCCGCTGCTCGGATGGTGCCTGAGCCTCGGCATCCCGCAGCCCTTGCTCCGGGAACAAGCCGAGCAGACGACAACAGTGCTCGTCCTGCTGGTCGCCCCACAGGTCGTGCTCTACACAGCAGCAGCGCTGGGGGCTGTTGCCCAGCAGGTCCGCGAACGCTTCGCACTGGCGGCCGTGGCTCCCGCAGCGGAGAACGTGGTGCTCATCGCCGCCGTAGTCGTGGTAGGTGTGCACTGGGGGCCGGGGCTCGATGTCGCGGAGATTACCGCTGGCCCGTTGGTCGTTCTCGGGCTTGGCAGCACCCTTGCCGTTGCGGTGCACGCTTGCCTTCAGTTGTTCGGGGCGTCCCGGGCGGGGCTGCCGCTGCGCCCGTCGTTGCGCTGGCGATCGGACCCGGAGGTCGCGTCCGTCCTACGACGGCTGCGCAGTTCGATCAGCCTGCCCCTTACCCGATCGGCCGCGCTGTACGTGCTCCTGGCCGCCGCGTCGACTGTGCCTGGCGGAGTCATCGTGGTGCAGAGCGCTTACACGGTCATGCAGGTCCCGACCGCGTTGGGGGCGCGGGCAGTATCGACCGTCGTCCTGCCCGGGATGTCAGTCGCAGTTGCACGTGACGACCACAGCGGTTTCGGCGCGTCGTGGCGACAAGCCCTGACGCTCGCGTCGATCACCAGCCTGCCTCCGTTGCTCTTGCTCACCGTGCTCGCTCACCCGGTGGCGAGCGTGCTGGCGAACGGGCAGTTGCACTCGGACGAGCTGATCGACCAGCTCGCGGCCTGCCTCGCGGTGATCGCAGTCGCCCAGTTCGCGGCGAGCGTGCACATGGTCGGCCTCGATGCGCTGTTCGCGCGGCTGAACACCCGCTGCCCGCGGCTGGCCAGCTACGCACTGCTGGCCGCGTCGCTCACCGTCACAGTCGCCTCACTGCTCGTACCGGACGACCAATTCCGCTTGGTGGTGCTGTGCGGGGGCCTGCTGGCGGGTGAGCTGGCCGGAGCGGTGATCGTGCTCTTCGGTCTGCGAGCCGCGTTGCGGCCCGAACGCTGGATCGACCACGTGCAGATCGTGCGGGCTCTTCTCGCCTGCATCGCGATGGTGCCGATCGTCGCTTTCGGCCGCTGGTTTCTGAGCGTCGGCGAGATCAGCCGGGCTGGATACGTGATCGTCCTCGGTGCGTGCGGACTGGCGTCGATCGCCGTCTACGCCGGAGCGGTGCGCATTGGCTGGATCGGACGATGCCCATGAGCGTTCTGCTGCCCCGACGCGACGAGATTTCCAGCAGGGTCACGGACCGCACGGACATGCTGGTCATAATCCTGGCGGCGTTGTGCGCATCGCTGGCCGGGTTGTCCGTCGCAGTGGCCGGGCCGCTGGTCGCCGGGGTACTGGTGGCTGCGATGCTTCTTGCCACGGCCGCGTACCGCCCCGTGTTCGCGACCTATGCCTACCTGCTGACCTTGCCGTTTCTCGCGGGTATCGAACGGGGCACGCTGGTGCCGGGAGTGCGACCGAACGAGGCGTTGTTCGCCGTGCTGGTGGCCGGGGCATGTATCGGTGCCTGGCTGCGGCTGCTACGTGGTGATCCGATCCCGCTGCGCCTGGGGCCGCTGGACCTTCCGCTAGCCGGTTTCGCTGTGCTCAGCACAGTGTGGCCGATCGCGTCGATGATGCTGCGCGGCGCCGAACCACACTACACCGATCTAGTGGCGCTGCTGCCGGTGTGCAAACTCGTGGCGTTGTTCCTGCTCGTCCGGTTGACCGTGCACACCGAACAACAGCGGCTTCGCTGCATCCGCTTGGTGGTCTGGCCGACTGCCGGATTGTCGATAGTGGCGATCTTGCAGACGCTGGGCGTCGAACCTGTGCTGACGTTGCTGAGCGCGTTCTGGAATGCGAGCGAGAACGAGACCAGCGACCGCGGCACGGCGACTCTGGGGTCCTCAATCGCGACCGGCGATTACATCATCGTCGGGCTGATGCTCCTGCTGTACTGCGGCACTCGCGGAATCCTCGGCAAGTGGGAACGGATCGGGCTCGGTGTCCTGCTCGGTGCCGGCGTCCTCGCGAGCGGGCAGTTCTCGACCTGGATCTCCGCACTCGTGGCAGGAGTGCTGATCCTGCGCCGTTACCCCCAGGCCCGGCACCAGGTAATCAGATTCCTGCCGATCGCGGGCATCGCTGTACTCGTCGGCGCGCCCGCGTTCCTCGGCCGCATGGCGGATTTCGCGCAGGGCTACGCCGTGCCCCGCAGCTGGCTCGGCCGGTGGGACAACCTCACCACCTTCTACCTGCCGCAGCTGGCAGAGGGACGCTTCGTCTTCGGAATCTCGCCGAACTCAGTGCTCACTGCCCCGGAGACCTGGCGGGACGTGATCTACCTCGAATCCGGTTACCTGCACTTCCTCTGGGTCGGCGGGATTCCGCTGCTGGTCGCGTTCGCCTGGCTGTCCGTCGCGGTGCTGCGCGGGGCCAGCCGGTTGGCCCCGCGTCCGGGCTCGACAGGGGCGTGCGCGGCAACGCTGGAGATCGCTTGGTGGATGGTCCTGGTTCTGTCCCTGATCGACATTCACCTAGTGGTCCGGGGGTTCGGCGATCTGCTGTTCGTTCTGCTGGCTATCACGGCGGGGAGGCTCAATGATGACATGCACAGCACTCAAGATCTTGCTCTCGACCGGTCTCCCGACGTGTAGGAGACCGACACCGATGGTGCGGGCGAAGCGCGCACCGGAAACGTTGAACCCGGGCAGACGGCGCCCTCTGTGGGAGCAGGCCGTGCTGCGCGGGATCGACGTGGTCGGTGCAGCCGTCGGATTGGCGGTGCTTGCGCCGCCGATGCTCATCGTCGCCGGCATCATCCGCCTCACCAGCCGAGGTCCTGCGCTGTTCCGGCAACGCCGGGTCGGGCAGGGCGGAAAGCCGTTCACCCTCTACAAGTTCCGCACCATGCAACTGGGGTGCAGCGACGAACCGCTCCGCGAGATGATCGCTCGCGAGTTGCGCGGTGAGAAGACCTCCGTCGGCGGCAGTTTCAAGCTGGACCGCGATCCGCGCATCACCTCGGTTGGTTCTTGGCTGCGGCGTACCAGCTTCGACGAGTTGCCGCAGCTGCTGAACGTGCTACGCGGTGACATGGCGCTGGTGGGCCCACGTCCGTGCCTCGAGTGGGAGGCCGCGATGTTCCCACCGGAGTTCGCCGCACGGAGCGCGGTGAAACCCGGGCTGACCGGGCTGTGGCAGGTCAGCGGCCGCAGCACCATGGGCACCTTGGACATGCTTCGGCTGGACCTGGTTTACGTGCGGTCCCGCAGCCTGCAGACCGATCTCGGCATCCTCGCCCGAACCCTGCCGTCGATGCTGCGCGGGGGCGGTGCCCGATGACGACGCTCTTCGTGGCCACCACGGGTGGTCACCTGGCGCAGCTGCACGGACTGTCCGAGCGGATTCCCGCGGACGGCCCGGCGGTATGGGTGACAAACCGCAACGAGCAGAGCACGTCGATGCTGGCGGATCGGGACGTCGTACACGTCCGGCCGGTCGGATGCCGCAGCGTGTCGGGCGTGCTGCGGTGCCTGCCGATAGCGCACCGCCTGTGGCGTGCCCGGGGCATCACCCGCGCCATCTCCACCGGTTCCGGCATCGCACTCGGTTTTCTGCCCTACCTGGCCGCGCGCGGCGTGGAGTGCCACTACATCGAAAGCGCCGCACGGGTGAACAGCCCGTCATTGACCGGGAAACTGCTCCGCTGGGTACCCCGGGTCCGGGTCTACACCCAGTACCCGGACGCTGCTGGCCGCGGCTGGCGCCACGGCGGCAGCCAGTTCGACGTTTACCGGGCGACGACCGCCGACTTCCCGCTGGGAGACAGGTTGCGCGTGGTGGTCACGGTGGGCTCATCGGTGTACCCGTTCCGCCGCCTGATCGAATCGCTGGTGCCGCTGCTCGAGCGGGACGGTGCGTTGCAGCGCGCGACCGGCCTGCCGGTCGAGGTGCTTTGGCAGACCGGTCCGGCGCCGGTGGACGACCTGCCGATCCAAACCAAGCCGTACCTGCCGATCAACCAGCTTGCGGAGGCACTATCGTCGGCCGACGTGGTGATCAGCCACTCCGGTACCGGGTCCGTGCTACTGGCCTTCGATGCGGGGAAAGCGCCGGTGGTGGTCACCCGGGAGCGCCGGTTCGGTGAGGCCATCGACGACCACCAGCGCCAGCTCGCGACCGAACTCGGCCGCCGCGGCCTGGTACGGCACCGGGAAATCGGCGCTATCACCGTCGATGACCTGCTAGCAGCGCGGTCCACGGCGGTGGGAACGCTGCGGGAGCCACCACCGTTCCGGCTCTCCCGTACGCATGCGAAGCCCCTGATGCGAAGCACCACTCCCGATATCGTCACCGTCGACCCGCGGAAGGATCCGCGATGGGCCGAACTCGCCGCTGGCCCGCAGGGCAGCGTGTTCACCTCGCAACCGTGGCTGGAGGCACTGTGCCGGACGTACGGTTTCAACGCTGAAGCTCGCATCGCGGTGGACGCGTCGGGAGCGGCAGTCGGCGGCTTCGCCTGGGTCCGCGTCCGGGACGTCCGCGGAGAACGGCTGTGCAGTCTGCCGTTCTCCGATTGGGCGGACCCATTCGCGCCCAACGAGACCGTATGGCAACAGCTCACCTCCGGGGTCGTCGACCAGGGCGTCCCCATGATGTTGCGGTGCTTGCGTTCCGAGGTCCCCGTGCGGGATCCGCGGCTGGGGGAAACCGGCCGGCTTGCCTGGCACGCGACGCGGCTGGACGCTCCCTTGCCCGAACTCCACCAACGGATCTCTGCCACCGCCCGCCGCAACATAGCTGCGGCCGAGCGGAACGGTGTCCGGATCGTCGCCAACACCGGTGTGGAAGCGCTGAGGAACTTTCACCGGATGCAGGTCCGCCTGCGCAAGCGCAAGTACCGGATGCTGGCCCAGCCGGTGGAGTTCTTCGAGAACTTGTGGGAGCAGTTCCATCCCGACGACTCGGTGGTGACCATGACAGCGCGCGTGGGCGACGAACCTGTCGCTGCTGCGGTGTTCTTGCAGTGGAACGGCGTGCTGCACTTCAAGTTCGGTTCGTCGTTGCAGGACCGGCTGAAGCTGCGCCCCAACGACGCGATCTACTGGGAGGGGATCCGCTGGGCTGTGGATCGCGGGCTCAGGCTGGTCGACTGGGGCGTCAGCGACCTCGATCAGCCGGGGCTGCTGCACTTCAAGCGGAAGTACGCCGATGACGAGAAGCAGGTCGTGGCCTTGCGCTCGCAAGGCGAGTCCTCGACTGAACGGTCCGAAGTGGATGACCTGCTCGGCGACATCACCGGGTTGTTCACCGACGAATCCGTCCCCGATGACATCACCGGTAGAGCCGGATCCTTGCTTTACCGGTACTTCTGCTAGGAGTCCTCATGCAGCGAGATGGCCGAACGGCCGTGGGAACGAAGCGTGCCGTCGCATTTCCACGAACGGACGGATGCAGGAGAAGTCCGGAAGAGGCGATCGGAATCCCCGGTTCACGAGTTGTCGTCGTCGGCCAGGGCTACGTGGGCCTTCCGGTCGCCATGCGCGCCTGCGAGGCAGGATTTGACGTCGTCGGTCTTGACATCGACGAGGACCGCATCGATCTGCTCCAGAGGGGCAAGTCCTTCATCGACGACGTGGACGACGAGCGACTCGCGGCGGCTCTGGCGACGGGCCGGTACGTGCCAACCAGCGATCACGCCGAACTGCGTGGATTCGACTTCGCTTCGGTGTGCGTACCTACTCCACTGCACGACGGCGCACCGGACCTGCGGTACATTGAGAAGGCTGCCCGTGTGTTGTCCACGCACATCTCGACCGGCTGCTGCGTAGTGCTCGAGTCCACCACCTACCCGGGTACCACGGAGGAAATATTCGTACCGATCCTGGAGGCCGGTTCAGGACTGCGCGCGGGTGCCGACTTTCACGTCGGTTACAGTCCAGAACGCATCGACCCGAGCAACCCGACCTGGAAGTTCCACAACACGCCCAAGATCGTTTCCGGTGTGGACGCGGAATCGCTGCGCGTCGTCCGACACTTCTACGACCAGCTGGTGGAGGTGACCGTTCCAGTTCCAGGCACTCGGGAGGCGGAACTTGCAAAGCTTCTGGAGAACACCTTCCGGCACATCAACATCGCGTTGGTCAATGAACTCGCGGTGTTCGCGCACGGACTCGGCGTGGACGTGTGGTCAGTCCTCGATGCGGCGGCCAGCAAACCGTTCGGGTTCATGCGCTTCTCGCCCGGCCCCGGTGTCGGCGGGCACTGCCTGCCAATCGACCCCTCCTACTTGTCCTGGCAGGTGAGGCGTTCCCTGGGACAGGAGTTCCGATTGGTCGACGTCGCCAACGACATCAACGAACACATGCCGGATTATGTCGTCGCACGTGCCACGGAACACCTGAATCGGCGCCGGAAGTCCGTGAACAGCAGCGACGTCCTGCTGATCGGGTTGACCTACAAGCCGAACTCCGGTGACGCACGCAACTCCCCGTCGATGGCCGTGGCAGAGCGCCTTGACCGGCTCGGCGCCAACCTTCGCGCGGTCGACCCTCTTATCGACCCGGACGAAGTTCCGTCCCACGTACGGCTAGTGGGGTTCGATGCCGACCAGATTTCCCAGTCTGACCTGATAATCGTGCTGACCGACCACGACATGCTCGACTGGGCGCTGCTGGAGCGCTACGCCGACCGCGTGCTGGACACCCGCAACCGGCTCCGCTCACCGCAGGTGGAACGGTTTTGACCAACTCCGCGACACGAACAGAGCCCTCACATCCAACACAGGGGCGGAGACGACCCATGACATGATGAGGAGCACGACGATCTTGTGGACCTGATATGGGTCAGGGTGGATTGGGCGGTCGGCAGCGGGAGCTGCGGGCCGACCGGAGAACCCGGTCGGCCCGAGCGCGAGGAGACCGAGCAGGGGTCAGGCGGCGAGTGCCTCGTTCGGCGTGCGGGCGGATTCGGGGTCGTACCGGCGCAGGCTGACCAGGACGAGCGCGCAGAGAGCGACCACCACGGCGGCACCGACGTAGAGTTGCGTCGCGGAAGCACCTGCGTCCTTGAGCATGCCGGCGACGGTCGGGGACAGGATGGCGCCGATGCGTCCCATCCCGAGTGCCCAGCCCATGCCGACGCTGCGGATGTTGGCCGGGTAGAGCGGCGGGCCGACGGTGTAGGCACCGGCGATGCAGCCGTTGATCAGAGCGCCGACGATGACGCCGATGCCGACCCCGAGCCACAGGGTCGAGGCGGTGACGATGAAGACGATCATCATCGCGGCCGAGAACAGGGAGAACCCGATCAGCACCACGCGCGGCGCGCGCACTCGGGCGGCGACGCCGTAGAGGACCGAGCCGACTGTGCCGCCGATCGAGATCGCCATCCCGGCAGTCACCGCGGCGCCTTCGGAGAGGCCTTCCTCGACCAGGAGCGTGGGGGTCCAGCTGTTGACGAAGTAGAAGCCGAACATGATCGTGATGAGGACCAGCCAGAGCAGGATCGTCGGGGTCAGGAGCTGCTTGAGCCATCCTGAGCCGGCCCGTTCGGTGGCCGTCCGCGTGGCGGCCGCCTCGTCGAGGTCGGCGTCCGTGACAGCCTCCACCCGCATCCGGGCCAGCGTCCGGTTGATCCGCTCCAGCGCGCCGCTCGGACGGCGCTGCTCGAGGAAGGCGACCGACTCGGGCAGGACGACGGCGATCACGATCAAGGCGAGCAGGGTCCCGGCACCGCCGGCGTAGAAGACGATTCGCCAGTCTCCGCCCACGGTGGCCTTCGCGACCAGGCTGGCCGCGGTGGCCCCGATCCCGTACCCGGCGGTGTAGATGCCGATGGCGAGACCGCGGTTCTTGGAGTTGGAGAACTCGCTGGCGATCACGTTGGTGCTGGCCAGGACGCCGCCGACACCGATGCCGGTGATGAGGCGGAAGAGGCCCATCACCGTCACCGACGATGCCGCCGCCGCGCCGAACATGCCGATCGTGCCGAGGGTGAGGCTGATCAGGATCAGCGGGCGTCGACCGATGAGGTCGGCGAAGGGGGCGAGCAGCATCGAGCCGATCGCCATCCCGATCAGACCTACTGAGACCAGCAGGCCGAACTCCGAGCCGCTGAGCGCGAACTCCTCGGTGACCGACGGCCCGGTGAAGGCGACTGCCATGACGTCGAAGCCGTCCAGGCAGTTCATGAAGGTGCAGAGCGCGACGATCAACCATTGGTAGCCGCTCATCGGTGCCTGCGAGATGCGTGCGGTGACGTTCATGGGTCTCCAGGTGGTGAGGGATCCGTGCGGACCCTGTGGTGCACCGGCTCAGGTGAGGCGGAGGGAGAGGACAGCGGGATCTCCCGAGCCGCTGCCGGATGCCACTGCTCGGGAGACGCAGAGGCACAACCTGTTCGAGCGCTCCTTCTGGGAATCGCTCAGGAAGACGTCGCGGTGGTCGATGGTGCCGGTGGAGTCGACCACCTTCGCCAGGCACAGCCCGCACTCGCCCTTGCGGCAGTCCGAGAGCGTGTCGACTCCGGCCGCCTCGAGGGCGTCGAGGATCGAGGTGTCGGGTGCGACGACGATCTCCCGGTCGAGGTCGGGGAGGCGTACCAGGAACTCCTCGGCCTGGTGCTGACCGCCGGAACCGAATGTCTCGAAGCGCAGGTTGGTCGTCGGCAGGTCGTGCTCGGCCCAGCGCCGCGAGATGGCGTTCATGAGCCCGATCGGGCCGCACATGTAGAGCTCGGTGCCCGCAGCGGCGGGTGTCCGGGCGATACCGGCGACGAGGTCCTCCACCGCCAGCGAGGTGCCCTCGTCGTCGACGTGGACGCGGACGCGGTCGCCGTGCTCGGCGACCAGATCGTCGAGGTAGGCCATCGCGGCGCGGCTGCGTCCGACGAGCACCAGCTGGTAGTCGGCACCGCGCCGGCGCAGCGCGGAGGCCATGGCCACCAGCGCGGTGACGCCGATGCCGCCGGCGACGAGCACGTAGCGGGTCGCGCCGACCGCGAGCGGGAAGTTCTGCAGCGGCCCGGTGACCCCCAGGTCGTCCCCGACCCGCAATCGGTGCATCGCGGCCGAGCCGCCGGATGAGGTGGGGGAGAGCCGCACGCTGAGCGTCAGCCTGCGGCCGCCGTCCTCGGAGCGCACCACGGAGTAGGAGCGGACCCGGCGGGCGTCGTCCCCGATCTGGACGTCGATGTGCGTGCCGGGCGCGGCGTGCTCGGGCTGCTCGGGGGCCAGGACGATGCGGCGGATGCCGTCGGCGACGTCGGAGACCTCGACCACCTGGGCCCGCTGCCAGCGGGTCTGTGCCTGCACCGCCATCTCAGGCCCCCTGACCGGCGTCCGCCGCGGAGGAGGGGCGTCCCTCGGCCGCGAGCATGCGCTCGAGGATCTGGCGCACCCACATCCCGCCGGCGTCGATGTTGAGGCTGTAGAACTCGTGCTCGGGATTGGCGTCGATGGCGCGCTGCTGGGCGCGCAGCATCTCCTCGTCCTCGCCGAAGACCCCGTGCACCGCCTGGCGCAGCTGGGTCGTGATGGTCTGGCTGTCCAGCCGGTAGTTGCGCATGAACGCCCAGAAGTAGTGGGAGGTGCGATGGGTCTCGGGTGTGATCGTGTTCATCACGTACCCGTTGACGCCCTGGCTGCGATCCCCTTCGGGCGCACCCGTACCCGCCTTCGCCACACCGACGTCGATGCGGATCGTGCCCGGCGCTTCGAAGTGGATGATCTGCCAGCGGTCGACCTTGCCGGAGAAGTCCGGGAACTTGTCCCGCATGTTCTTCAGCCAGAACGGTGGGGCGTCGATGTCGCGCATCCACCGGCTGACGGTCACCGTGTTGCCCTCGTGGGTCACGTCGAACTCGGCCTCGGACAGCTCTTCCTGGCCGATGCTCGAGGAGTGCACGAACTCCTCGTGGGTGAGGTCCATGAGGTTGTCGAGGATGAGCTGGTAGTTGCAGTCGGCGTGGATCGTCTCGCCGTCGCCGGCCCAGGCGGGGTCGTCCATCTGGTGCATGTCGGGCACCGCGGTCGGGTCGGCCAGGTCCGGATCGCCGACCCAGACCCAGACGTACCGGTAACGTTCGACGACCGGGTAGGAGGGGACCATCGCGCTGGGGTTGATCGTCTCCTGCGCGGGCATTCCGGTGCAGCGACCCGCCGCGTTGTAGCGCAGGCCGTGGTAGGGGCACTGCAGCTCGTCGCCCAGGACCTTGCCCTTCGACAGCGGCGCGAGCCGGTGCCAGCAGGCGTCCGCGAGAGCGACCGCGCGGCCTTCTGCGTTGCGCCACAACGCCAGCGGCACCCCGGCGACCGTGCGGGCCAGCGGCTGCTTGCCGGTGACCTCGTGGTCCCAGGCAGCGACGTACCAGGCTTTGCGGGGGTGGTTGAAGATCTTCGCGGCAGCGGTGGTCGGTGGCGCGGTGTCCGTTTCGGGGGAGGCAGTGCTGAGCAAGAGAACTCCCTATGAAGATAGGTATGTGTTGCGCGGGTCACAATCTAACTATGGATATAGTTAGTTGGCAATGATCGGTAGCTTGGGAGTTCGGAGGGGGAGGTGTCGTGTCGCTGCGTTACGCGCTGATCGCGCTCCTCACCGGTCGTCCGATGACCGGGTACGACATCTCGAAGAGCTTCAGCCGCTCGGTGGCCCACGTCTGGCACGCCCCGGACTCGCAGATCTACCCCGAGCTCAATCGGATGGAGCGAGACGGGCTGCTCACCTCGGTCGAGGTGCCCTGGGGCAAGAAGGGGACGAAGAAGGAGTACCACGTCACCGACGCGGGCCTCACCGACTTCCGGGAGTGGATGGAGTCCCCGCTGGCGCCTCAGCGGCAGCGCGACCCGGCGTACCTGAAGGCGGCTTACTTCGACTTCGCCGACCCCGCGTCGGTGCGTGAGCAGCTCCGGCAGCAGCAGGCGTACTGGGAGGAGCAGTTGAGCATGCTCGAGGGCACGCGGGCTGCGCTCGTCGACCGCACCCATCCCACCCTGGCGGCCCGCCTGCCCAAGCTGACCGAGCGCGAGGCCGAGTTCGCGGTGCGCTACAAGGTGTACGCCTACGACGGCCTCATCGCCCGCGCCCGCACCGAACTGAATTGGATCGCGGACGGTTTCGCCCTCGTCGACGAGCTGTACGGCTCCTGACTCAGCGCACTCACGTCCACACTGGACCCACCGTCCTCGATGACGCCGCCTGCGGGAACCGCTTCCCCGGCTTGACGACCATCAACGGACCGGGTTCATGCCGAGCTCGTCGGAGATGCTCGGTATGTAGAGCGGTTCGAGGTACTTGATGGAGTACGACCGCTGGCCGACGCGCAGAGCCTTGCGCACCACGGCGTGCAGGTCGACGATCCGGCCGCTGCGGAGCAGTTCGCGTGCGTGTCCGTCCGATCAGCCGATTCATCCAGCCGGCGAGTATCCGCGGT
This portion of the Saccharopolyspora antimicrobica genome encodes:
- a CDS encoding sugar transferase; translation: MLSTGLPTCRRPTPMVRAKRAPETLNPGRRRPLWEQAVLRGIDVVGAAVGLAVLAPPMLIVAGIIRLTSRGPALFRQRRVGQGGKPFTLYKFRTMQLGCSDEPLREMIARELRGEKTSVGGSFKLDRDPRITSVGSWLRRTSFDELPQLLNVLRGDMALVGPRPCLEWEAAMFPPEFAARSAVKPGLTGLWQVSGRSTMGTLDMLRLDLVYVRSRSLQTDLGILARTLPSMLRGGGAR
- a CDS encoding nucleotide sugar dehydrogenase, with the translated sequence MQRDGRTAVGTKRAVAFPRTDGCRRSPEEAIGIPGSRVVVVGQGYVGLPVAMRACEAGFDVVGLDIDEDRIDLLQRGKSFIDDVDDERLAAALATGRYVPTSDHAELRGFDFASVCVPTPLHDGAPDLRYIEKAARVLSTHISTGCCVVLESTTYPGTTEEIFVPILEAGSGLRAGADFHVGYSPERIDPSNPTWKFHNTPKIVSGVDAESLRVVRHFYDQLVEVTVPVPGTREAELAKLLENTFRHINIALVNELAVFAHGLGVDVWSVLDAAASKPFGFMRFSPGPGVGGHCLPIDPSYLSWQVRRSLGQEFRLVDVANDINEHMPDYVVARATEHLNRRRKSVNSSDVLLIGLTYKPNSGDARNSPSMAVAERLDRLGANLRAVDPLIDPDEVPSHVRLVGFDADQISQSDLIIVLTDHDMLDWALLERYADRVLDTRNRLRSPQVERF
- a CDS encoding GNAT family N-acetyltransferase; translation: MTTLFVATTGGHLAQLHGLSERIPADGPAVWVTNRNEQSTSMLADRDVVHVRPVGCRSVSGVLRCLPIAHRLWRARGITRAISTGSGIALGFLPYLAARGVECHYIESAARVNSPSLTGKLLRWVPRVRVYTQYPDAAGRGWRHGGSQFDVYRATTADFPLGDRLRVVVTVGSSVYPFRRLIESLVPLLERDGALQRATGLPVEVLWQTGPAPVDDLPIQTKPYLPINQLAEALSSADVVISHSGTGSVLLAFDAGKAPVVVTRERRFGEAIDDHQRQLATELGRRGLVRHREIGAITVDDLLAARSTAVGTLREPPPFRLSRTHAKPLMRSTTPDIVTVDPRKDPRWAELAAGPQGSVFTSQPWLEALCRTYGFNAEARIAVDASGAAVGGFAWVRVRDVRGERLCSLPFSDWADPFAPNETVWQQLTSGVVDQGVPMMLRCLRSEVPVRDPRLGETGRLAWHATRLDAPLPELHQRISATARRNIAAAERNGVRIVANTGVEALRNFHRMQVRLRKRKYRMLAQPVEFFENLWEQFHPDDSVVTMTARVGDEPVAAAVFLQWNGVLHFKFGSSLQDRLKLRPNDAIYWEGIRWAVDRGLRLVDWGVSDLDQPGLLHFKRKYADDEKQVVALRSQGESSTERSEVDDLLGDITGLFTDESVPDDITGRAGSLLYRYFC
- a CDS encoding MFS transporter gives rise to the protein MNVTARISQAPMSGYQWLIVALCTFMNCLDGFDVMAVAFTGPSVTEEFALSGSEFGLLVSVGLIGMAIGSMLLAPFADLIGRRPLILISLTLGTIGMFGAAAASSVTVMGLFRLITGIGVGGVLASTNVIASEFSNSKNRGLAIGIYTAGYGIGATAASLVAKATVGGDWRIVFYAGGAGTLLALIVIAVVLPESVAFLEQRRPSGALERINRTLARMRVEAVTDADLDEAAATRTATERAGSGWLKQLLTPTILLWLVLITIMFGFYFVNSWTPTLLVEEGLSEGAAVTAGMAISIGGTVGSVLYGVAARVRAPRVVLIGFSLFSAAMMIVFIVTASTLWLGVGIGVIVGALINGCIAGAYTVGPPLYPANIRSVGMGWALGMGRIGAILSPTVAGMLKDAGASATQLYVGAAVVVALCALVLVSLRRYDPESARTPNEALAA
- the murJ gene encoding murein biosynthesis integral membrane protein MurJ, giving the protein MEHTVSAHPVLRADLSRPAAGTTVRRSAVVSGGILISRLTGLVRVVVAGAVLGPTYFANAFVATNMVPNLTYSVIAGPALALVIVPTVVQVLARGGTDRAIWLLGRLSGFLLIAASVLAGIVALSAPLLGWCLSLGIPQPLLREQAEQTTTVLVLLVAPQVVLYTAAALGAVAQQVRERFALAAVAPAAENVVLIAAVVVVGVHWGPGLDVAEITAGPLVVLGLGSTLAVAVHACLQLFGASRAGLPLRPSLRWRSDPEVASVLRRLRSSISLPLTRSAALYVLLAAASTVPGGVIVVQSAYTVMQVPTALGARAVSTVVLPGMSVAVARDDHSGFGASWRQALTLASITSLPPLLLLTVLAHPVASVLANGQLHSDELIDQLAACLAVIAVAQFAASVHMVGLDALFARLNTRCPRLASYALLAASLTVTVASLLVPDDQFRLVVLCGGLLAGELAGAVIVLFGLRAALRPERWIDHVQIVRALLACIAMVPIVAFGRWFLSVGEISRAGYVIVLGACGLASIAVYAGAVRIGWIGRCP